GCCAACTTCTACGCTGCCTAGTGATGGTGCAAGTACTAGTGGTACTAAAAAGCAATATCGCAGACCACCATCCTTGGTTATAACTTTTGAGAATCAACTTGAAGATGCTGAGTTTGATAGAGAAATTATTATTGTTGGAGAAACAACTTCATTTCATGATGATACTGCCGCTGTAGAAGAGAATAATGTTTGGGACATTGCTGCTGCTCAAGCGATTAATGCTCAGAATAACACTGATGCATAGCAACATGTGTTTTTCTCATCTTATTGTTCTTTATcgagtttttccttctttcgtactctttgttgtttttgcattacttttatttatatttttaccGTTGTTCACACCATGAAAATCTTATCCTAGAACTGTCAAGGTATAGGAAAACCTCATACTATAAACTATCTTAGCTTCTGTTTAACCAATCATGACCcgaatatttttttcttatgcGAAACCAAAGCTCAAGCCAATAATATGAGACTCTATCTTTCTCGAACTAAATATCCTAATTATTGGTTTGATCCTTCTGTGGGACTTTCTGGTGGTATTTCTCTAGCTTGGAAACAAGGTATAGATGTTGAAATAATGCATACTACCCCTGATACAATTCATGTTATAGTTCACACTCATGACAACAACTTGGATTTTTTGGTCATATTTATGTATGGAGTGCGTGATGCAGTAGACAATAATAATCAGTGGAAATATTTGCTTGTTATGTATTCTTCTGTTAACCTGCCTTGGGTTTTGTTAAGAGATCTAAATTTCACTATGAATAACTCTGAAACTTATAGTATTAATGCATCCCATCCTCATCATGCTAGACATGTTAGGAATTACATACAACAAATTGGTCTAATTGATTTGGGTTTTTCGGGAGCTGACACAACTTGGTCGAATCATAGAGATGGAGAGGCTCATGTCTCTGTTAGACTAGATAGAGCTTTAGTAAACAGTCGTTGGATCAATAATTATACTAATGTTCATTTGCAACATTTAGTTCCCATTGCTTCGGACCACATCCCTATTTTTCTGCATATTGTTCCTAGTGTTAGAAAACACACTCCATTTAAGCTTTACAAGTGCTGGTTCCAAATGGACTCTTGTACATACGCTATCAATCGAAGCTGGCAATAACAATTTACTGGCTCTCCCTTCTTTCAGCTCTCAAGTAAGTTAAAATTCACTAGATATCATATGCAATTGTGGAAAAAAATTCTCTTTCGGGAATATAGAGTGTAACCTTCATAATATTCAGAATCAACTTCAAAGTTGTTATGATGATAATTTACCTGCATCTCATCCTTTAATTCGACAACTAAGTTATTCTCTTCAACATTGGCTGACTATTCAGAAAGAATTTTTCATGCAAAAAGCAGGTGACAAGTTTCTTGAAGCAGATAGAAATACAGCTTATTTTCACTCTTTGGCTAATTTCAATAAAAAAAGAACTAACATTCAGGCTATTCAAGAGCCTTTGGGTATTTGGTATGATGATCGGAGTAGTATTGAATCTATTTTTATTAACCATTTTGTGAAGATTTCTACTACTTCAAAGTCGCAGGTTAATCAAGATATATTGCAGTTGTTTAGTCCTTGTATCTCAGAAGAACAAAACTTTCAACTCATCCGAGTTCCTGATGCTCAACAAATAAGGATGTGATATTTCAAATTAGACCTTGGGCTTCTCCAGGCAATGACGGATTCCAAGATGCTTTCTATCAACAATGCTGGGAGATTGTTGGATCTGAGATAATCTTTATGGTTCAATACTTCTTTACCTTCAAACATATTCTCAAGGCCATAAATCATACATATCAAGTTCTGATACCCAAAATTCAAAACCCCCAAACCCCAGCTGATTACAGACCAATCAGTCTGTGTAATGTTAGTTATAAAATTATCTCCAAAATTTTGGCGAACCGTCTTAAACCTTTACTGTCTGACCTTATATCTCCTACTCAAACTGCCTTTGTTACAGGCAGGCATATTCACGATCATGTTATCATAGCTCAAGAGATTCTTCATAGTATGAAACTTAAGCAGATAATAAGGCCTTGGTAGGTTTAAAACTagatatgtcgaaagctttcgacggGGTAGAATGGTTCTTTTTGTTATCAATTTTTCGACAATTAGGTTTTCATGAAGATTGGATTGCTTTGATTGATCAGTGTATATCTACAACAAGTATTTATCTGCTTATTAATGGTACTCCcagttcttctttttctccaacTCGAGGCTTACGCCAAGGAGACCCTTTGTctccttatttatttttgtttatcaTGGAATCCTTCTCTAGAATTTTGCAGCATCATGTTGATTCTGGTCTTCTTAACGGTATTAAAATCAATCAACATTGTCCTCCTATCAATCatttgttttttgcagatgattgtttgtTGTTCTTTCAAGCTACTTCTGGTCAGATGAGACATCTGCAAGATTTGATTCAAACTTTTGGACAAGCTTCTGGACAGGTTATTAACATGCAAAAGTCAACTTTATTCTTTGGTAAGCACACTTCAACTGCTGATAAGTCTAGTATTTCTGGTAtcatgaatatgcaagttatggGGTTGGGTGAGAAATACTTGGGCATTCCCTTTTTGTTGCACAGATCAAGGCAAAAGAATTGTCAAGGTATTCTTCTTAACATGACTAACCGGTTGCAGGGTTGGCATAGTAAAATTGTTAACCAGGtaggaagaacaactcaagtgaATGCAGTACTGAGCACAATGGGTATGTATCAAATGCAGATTTTTAAACTGCCAGaaacaacaattcatcaaatggacAACATCCAAAGGAGTTACTGGTGGAACAATTTTATCAACAGTCATTCACAACAACTAATTGGTTGGAaaaaggtatgcgtacctaaaagATTAGGAGGTTTATGTGTTAAAAAATTAACCAATTATAATTTAGCTCTTCTTACGAAATTGGCCTGGcaattattacataatcaagatgctatTTGGGCAAAATTATTGAAAGGTAAATACTTCCCTAACATTTATTTGCAATCCCTCCTCCGGCATCTACTAATTCAAGTTGGGTATGGCTGAGTATATGTGTTGGGCTTGACATTGTTCTTAGAAATGCAAAATGGCAAGTAGGTAATGGTACTCGCATCAATATCTGGACAGCTAATTGGATTCCTTCCATGCAGACTGTTATTCTAGATTGGAGTGAtctaaatacaagtaatattcaaTGGGTTTCAGAACTAATTGATCCTCTCATGCAAAAATGTAATATCCTACTTCTTCGACAACTATTTCCTGCAGACCAGGTGAATTCCATTCTCACTACTCCTTTACAATTAGATCAAGAAGACAAGTTGGTCTGGCCTTTTACTAGTTCTGGCATCTTTACAACTGCTTCAGCATACAAGATGCTTTGTGAGAAAGATTTGCATATTGACATTTCAATGGGTTTATCTCAGCAATTTTGGTTAGCTTTTTGGAAATTGAAAGTGCCTTACAAGTTTCAAATTTTTATGTGGAAAGGAATCATGATGCGGTTCCTGTTAAAGCTCGAATTTCAGACATCTGAATACTGATGATAAACTTTGTGTTCTGTGTGGTATGAATCAAACAGAAGATTCGGATCATTTGCTTCTTCATTGCTCCTTCTCTCAAGCAATATGGCAGAACTTTTTTCCTAATCAGTTTATCTCTATTGTGCAACATCCTTCAGTTCTTTCCTGGATCCAGACTTAGAAGCTTAAGGATTTTAACATAAATATTAAACAAACACCTCAGGTTGTGCATTTGGCTCTCTATAATGCACTTTATTTGGAAGCATAGATGTAGGGCTGTTTTTAGTAATATAACACCCAACCATCACACAGTCATACATCAAATAAACTCTTACAGGGCACATCATCATTTAGATACCTGTTTTGTTGATCATGGTCAGTCTCATAGGCATAACTGCATCTTGCATTTGCCTTGAGAACCTCCACCTTTTCAGTTCTTAAAGATAAATATTGATGCTTCGTATAATTCTGATTCTTTGTTAGCTGGTATTGGAATTATAATTAGAAATTCTACAGGAGCACATGTCATGGGAAGGGGAACACTGAAAAGAGCTATAAATATCCAGCAAGCTGAAGCCTGGGCTTTGTTAGAGGCTATGCAAATAGCAGCAACAAATGGTTGGTCCAAGGTCATTTTCGAAACAGATAATCTGAGTATCAGTTCCTTTTTACAGCATCAAACTACTATCTGTCAGTGGCAATGTTTGCCTCTTCTTAGAAACTGTGTTAACATGTGTAATACTTATCATGTTTGGTCTTGTGAGTTTGTTTATAGGTCTTGTAATAAAGCTGCAGATGCATTAGCAAAGGCAGCTCGTAAACATAATTTATGTGGGGATTGGTGGAGTTGACCACCTGACTTTCTAATTCCTTACATAAATCATGATGAAAGAAACCTTCTTGTGTAATTCGAAGTTCCTCCTttggtataaaaaaaaaaaagacttctaATTGGCAAGCACGGTCGACTCGCACTATATGTGAATGATGCTTATCGCTTTCCACCTCCAACACGACACCTTGCCACCAGACACCTCTCAAAGAACGTATGGACCCAACAACTTAGCCAGTCACTTTACTAAGAGGTAGTCGACTTTGGCCCCACATAAATGAACTTGTTCTAGAGTAAACTCATTTCTGAGATCTCTTTTAACATTAATTAATTGTAGATGTAGTTGCGAAAACTGGAATTAGATTCTTTACTGTCGTTGCTAGTTATTCGTGCAATCATGATAAAAGAAAAGCTGTTCCCACTCTTACTTTACCTACACTGCATTCACATCTACTTTTCGTTGATCCACACTATCTTAATCTTAAACCGTTAAATTATCTAATTCCACATTCTCTAATCTCGATTTAAGATAAAGTAAGCTGCAAAACTCTACACATTACCAAGTCTCAAACCCCCCCTAAGTACGTTAACTAGTTAACTCAGTCTGGGTTTATGGACGATTTAACGAGTTAAAAGTTTGTAAACTGTTCAAGTACCTTTGAGCTTTTGAAGCTTTACTGAGAAGGATACCTTTTTTCTGAACTTGGAGATTCTTAAACTTAAACCCACTTCTGTTGATAAAAATTCATTCTAAAATTGTCTCAACTGATGTCAAATTTGGTATAAGTTTGCTTACATTGTGTTCATTTTCACTGGTCCAGCATCTAGCATCCCATTTTAAGTTCTTCCTGTAAAGGTTAGAACTTTGCTATTTGATGTTGAAGtatgttctttttctttcttttgtctaCATTGTGATTATTAGTATGATTCTGTATCTTATGTTGTtgctttttttcttttggtccAGGATTTGTGTGTCTGGAGAATCAAGATGGGGAAGGTGATTCCTTTGATTGGGTTACTTTTATGTTTCATTTTCTGGTCAGCTAAAGCACAATTAGACTATGTCAAGTACAAAGATCGAAAACAACCGATAGATGTACGAATAAAGGATTTAATGGGTCGGATgacattagaagagaagattggGCAAATGGTGCAAATTGATAGAACTGTTGCAACTGTTGACATAATGAAAACTTTTTCAATAGGTGAGTTTTCTGTTGGTTATTGTGTATGATTGATAATTAGAGATATCTAGGAAATGAAGTTTGTAGAATAAGAAAAATGGATTAGTAAAAATGTGGTTTGGTTTCGGATTTCTTGTAGGAAGTTTATTGAGTGGTGGTGGGAGTACACCTCTTCCTAATGCTAGAGCTGAGGATTGGGTTAATATGGTGAATGAATATCAAAAGGGTTCTTTATCGAGCCGTCTTGGGATACCTATGATTTATGGAATTGACGCCGTTCATGGTCATAACAACGTTTACAATGCAACTATATTTCCTCACAATATTGGACTCGGATGTACCAGGCAACTATTTACTTTGATATACATTTTAGTTTAACTTTAGCTTAACATTATGGTTTCCCCTGATTGATATACATTGTTGTTTAATTTTGGCTTACAAATTGACTGTATATTATCCTGATATTGGCCGTGTACGTTTGTTACATTATTCCCTTTGTTTGTCCTGATGGACTTTTGTTTATCTAGGGATCCTGAACTTGTGAAGCGAATTGGTGATGCAACAGCACTTGAAATCAGAGCTACTGGGATTCCATATGCCTTCGCACCATGTATTGCAGTAAGGAAGAGAAAATAAAGAATCTACTAAGTATTCATGTTAAGCTTAACGATTGTAGTTGAGATAATCATTTTCTTTAAATTATATAGGTTTGCAGAGATCCAAGATGGGGTCGCTGTTATGAGAGCTACAGTGAAGATCATAAGATTGTACAACAAATGACAGAGATTATACCCGGTTTACAGGGAGACATCCCACCTAATTATCCGAGCGGGTATCCTTACGTCGGTGGGAAGTAAGTGTTAATGCAATCACATCTATGCTTACTTGACTTTTTACACTCATTAATAGCCGCAAAAATTATCTGATCCAAATCATATGTAATCTTTAATAATCACAGATGACATGCTACTTTCCCTAAAGCTGTTGTTGCCAATATCCCAATAAGAATTGTTTGCTAACTTTGTTTACATTCGCTTCCAATTGAGGTCGAATCTAGCAGAGGTGTTTATAATACTAGGCACTGAATGATCAGCCTTTTCTTGTAGGACCAAAGTTGCAGCGTGTGCAAAGCATTTTGTTGGTGATGGTGGAACACTCAAAGGTGTAAATGAGGACAATACAATAATCGACCAGAATGGATTATTCAGCATCCACATGCCTGCCTACATCGATTCTGTTAACAAGGGAGTCTCAACAGTTATGGTATCATACTCGAGTTGGAATGGGGTGAAAATGCATGCTAACCGCAATCTCATCACCAACTACCTCAAAAATCAACTTAACTTTAAGGTAAGCTCCAATTAGTATTGATGCAAATGTTAATACCTTAAATGTTGTTAACATCAACTACCAAGATAATTACTCACTTTGTTTCTCCTACAtgatgatgaattctaagggttTTGTAATCTCGGATTGGCAAGGAATTGACAGGATCACCACACCTGCCCATTCAAACTACTCATACTCTGTGGAAGCTGGTGTTCAAGCTGGCATTGACATGGTGAGGGAGATTATTATGACAAATCATTAAACTTCTATATCTTCCCTAAGATAGTGCACGCAAAATTGTGAAATCCATTAAAAAGCACCTTATCACACCTTTATTTGTTGCTGGGCTTTGCAGGTCATGGTCCCCTTAGAACACGTGGAATTTATGAATGATCTGACTTTACAAGTCAAAAACAACATCATCCCGATGAGCAGAATAGATGATGCTGTGACGAGGATTCTGAGAGTCAAATTCACAATGGGACTCTTTGAGAACCCTTTAGCTGATCTCAGTTTGGTTGACCAGCTAGGAAGCCAGGTTAGTAATCCTCTCTCTATATTACCTCAGTTCTTTATGTTTCCACAATCATTACAGAATTGGTTTCATGACGTTGAACCTGAGTTGATTCAGTCAATGCCAGCTCCTATCTCACATATTATGTTTAATGTTTTTAGACTTTTAATGCACATTTTGGGTTACGAAGATACTTTTACCTTTCATAACACAGCATGTTGATGTGAGTTGGGTTAGTCCATGAACTGTGCCGCTATAAACAGACACCAACCGATTTGCTTTCCTGCGTAGCGTAACTGAACACTTTCGATTCTTTTAATTCATTCATGCAGTTTCTTTTAATTGCATATGGATTGTCGAGCTTATAGGCCTTCATTCTTCTCATTCTCTTTTGTCTTTCTCTTTGATGCTTAATTTATTGCCAAAATGGCAAACGACTGGGGAAGTTTAGACTGTTTAGCATATAATTGTTTCCTTTACAGGTACACAGAGACTTGGCTAGGGAATCTGTTAGAAAATCGCTCGTTCTTTTGAAGAATGGGAAGTCTGTGGATAATCCAATGCTACCTCTGCCCAAGACAGCATCCAAGATCCTTGTTGCTGGAAGCCACGCCGACAATTTAGGTTACCAGTGTGGTGGATGGACAATCCAGTGGCAAGGGTTCAGTGGAAATAAACTCACAACTGGTAATATTTGTTATTGGTCTTACATTCAATGTGCATTCTTAGTGTTCAATATTAGACAGACTGATAGTATGTTCAGATGATAAAAATGTGTTTATTTGAGagagactgtttttttttttttaaattgaacaGGTACTACTATTCTAAGTGCCATCAAAACTGCCGTAGATCCAAGCACCACTGTGGTTTACCAAGAGAACCCTGATGCTGCATATATGAAGTCTAATAACTTCTCGTATGCTATTGTGCTGGTGGGTGAACCTCCTTATGCAGAGACTGCAGGAGACAGCCAGAAGCTTACTATCCTTGATCCAGGCCCTGATACAATTAAGAATGTTTGTGGTGCTATTAAGtgtgttgttgtcgttgtatctggCCGACCTGTTGTACTTGAGCCCTATGTTTCATCAATAGATGCTCTGGTGGCAGCGTGGCTCCCAGGCAGTGAAAGCCAAGGAGTGACTGATGTCCTTTTTGGCGATTATGGATTCACGGGAAAACTTTCACGAACATGGTTCAAAACTGTAGATCAGCTTCCAATGAATTTTGGGGATGCACACTATGACCCACTGTTTCCATTTGGATACGGGCTCACTACCAGGCCATTGTT
This portion of the Papaver somniferum cultivar HN1 chromosome 11, ASM357369v1, whole genome shotgun sequence genome encodes:
- the LOC113320717 gene encoding uncharacterized protein LOC113320717 produces the protein MGKVIPLIGLLLCFIFWSAKAQLDYVKYKDRKQPIDVRIKDLMGRMTLEEKIGQMVQIDRTVATVDIMKTFSIGSLLSGGGSTPLPNARAEDWVNMVNEYQKGSLSSRLGIPMIYGIDAVHGHNNVYNATIFPHNIGLGCTRDPELVKRIGDATALEIRATGIPYAFAPCIAVCRDPRWGRCYESYSEDHKIVQQMTEIIPGLQGDIPPNYPSGYPYVGGKTKVAACAKHFVGDGGTLKGVNEDNTIIDQNGLFSIHMPAYIDSVNKGVSTVMVSYSSWNGVKMHANRNLITNYLKNQLNFKGFVISDWQGIDRITTPAHSNYSYSVEAGVQAGIDMVMVPLEHVEFMNDLTLQVKNNIIPMSRIDDAVTRILRVKFTMGLFENPLADLSLVDQLGSQVHRDLARESVRKSLVLLKNGKSVDNPMLPLPKTASKILVAGSHADNLGYQCGGWTIQWQGFSGNKLTTGTTILSAIKTAVDPSTTVVYQENPDAAYMKSNNFSYAIVLVGEPPYAETAGDSQKLTILDPGPDTIKNVCGAIKCVVVVVSGRPVVLEPYVSSIDALVAAWLPGSESQGVTDVLFGDYGFTGKLSRTWFKTVDQLPMNFGDAHYDPLFPFGYGLTTRPLFQRFDTSGALQQAICTCKTIFVFISFFLTGMAIM